From a region of the Actinomycetota bacterium genome:
- a CDS encoding magnesium chelatase ATPase subunit I: protein MKNNKKILPFTSIIGQELLKEALILNAVNQDLMGVIIKGQRGTAKSVAVRAMAELLPEEDFSIDCPYGCNPEKDQPHCNICQEILDGGGKLRAEKRKIRVVTLPLSATEDKVIGSINIEKALKGEPDAFEPGLLAKANRGI, encoded by the coding sequence TTGAAAAATAATAAAAAGATACTTCCGTTTACATCTATTATCGGGCAGGAACTTTTAAAAGAGGCGCTGATCTTAAATGCTGTAAATCAGGATCTCATGGGCGTTATTATAAAGGGTCAGAGAGGCACAGCAAAAAGCGTGGCTGTAAGGGCAATGGCCGAGCTTCTTCCTGAAGAGGATTTCAGCATTGATTGTCCATACGGGTGCAATCCCGAAAAAGATCAGCCCCATTGCAACATCTGCCAGGAAATATTGGATGGTGGTGGAAAACTCAGAGCCGAAAAACGAAAAATTCGTGTGGTTACGCTTCCGCTCAGTGCCACTGAAGATAAAGTTATCGGCAGCATAAACATTGAAAAGGCTTTAAAAGGTGAGCCGGACGCATTTGAACCCGGGCTTCTTGCCAAAGCCAACAGAGGAATA